The Oncorhynchus nerka isolate Pitt River linkage group LG5, Oner_Uvic_2.0, whole genome shotgun sequence nucleotide sequence aaagtggtgatcctaactgacctcagacagggaatttttactacgattaaatgtcaggaattgtgaaaaactgagttgaattGTAATtagctaaagtgtatgtaaacttctgacttcaactgtacatgtaggttggggtaaaagtgactaggcaatcaggatagataatcaacagtagcagcagcatatgtgaagagtgtgaaagagtgtgagagtgtgtgtgactgtgtatgtggcatcaatatgtatgcatgtgtgtgtgtgtgttttgtgtgtgtgagcgtatgtagtgtgcttgtgtgtgtggtgtgtattgaagtgtcagtgtagtgtgtgtgagtgtgtgggtagagtccagtgagtgtgcaagAGAGTCCGTTCAAAAATATTCTGAGTAGCCATTTgagtaattgttcagcagtcttatggcttgggggtagagctgatcagaagccttttggacctagacttggtgctccggtattgcttgccgtgcggtagcagagagaacagtctatgacttgggtggctagaGTCATATACAAtcttcagggccttcctctgacactgcttggtatagaggtcctggatgggagggagctcgaccccagtgatgtacttggctGTATGCACTACCATTTGTAGCGCCTTGGactcggatgccaagcagttccCATAAGAAGCGGTGatacagccagtcaagatgctctcaatggtgcagatgtagaacattttgagggtACGAGGgtccatgccaaatattttcagtctcctgagggggaagaggcgttgtcgtgccctcttcatgtgGGCACGACAATGATGtgaacacagaggaacttgaacctctcaacccgctccacttcagccccgtcaatgtgaatgggggcgtgctcggccctccatttcctgtagtccacgatcagctccttcatcttgctgacattgagggagaggttgttgtcttgttaCTTGTCTTGTTTCATCGTCGTCGGTGTCTTGTTTCATCGTcgtcaggcctaccaccgttgtgttgtcagcaaacttaatgatggtgttggagtcgtatgcgaccacgcagtcgtgggtgaacagagactacaggaggggactaataTGGAGCACTAAGATACTTAAAACAGGCTTAGTGTCTCACTGACTTATGAGCAGATCCAATAAATATCCCAAACGATCCGATAAACAATTGAGATATTATGAAGTATGTAAAATTTTACTCTTCGGCTAAGTAATATGAAATGTTATTTTCATGAGTCAGACTGCGACTACCAATTTCTGCAACATCTAGTGGAGATTCTTTGCACTACATTTTTTTAATAACCTTGAAAATTGTGTCAAGTGAAAGATCCTCACCTCAAAACGTTATTTTTAGTATTATGTGCTTTGTGATCACCAGCTGCAAAATGCAATAAAGGACACATGATATTTGTTGAATATTTAATTTTGAGGCAAAGACAGGAGACGGTCACAAATTGGATGTTTTGTTGACGATCAGAAATATGATGATGATCAATGGAGAGAAAACAGAAAGCAGAAATAGCAGACCTGAAGCCAGAGAAACCCCTGGTGGGGCGGGGGAAGGGTATTGGGCTAACTAGCATCGTTGCCTCCCCATCCTCTGCATTATGGTTATGACAATTCAATCTGAAGGATTATTAGTGGATATGTTTTAAAATATAgttaaaaaacaaacaatataCTCAACAAATGTAAAACGATTGCAGCACATATACAGTACGTCAGTGTGAAGCCCAAATAGTCTTTATGAAAGTCCCTTTGTGAGATTGTGACAATCATGTTACACACGAGTATATTGCATGAAACAGTAATACTGACAGCAGACATGTACATACATGATAATACCGACAGCAGTCATGTACAGACATGTAcaactcaaatataaaataaattaaCATACTTTACAAACACCACAGGATGACCTCTCTTGACTTAAGGCCATTATTACAGAATGTGATAATGATAACATATCAAAGAAAGAGAGTAAAACAAGagagggtcagacagacagacagacagacagacagacagacagacagacagacagacagacagacagacagacagacagacagacagacagacagcaaaacACTATTATAATTTTTAAGAAGAAAAACTGAAATAACTGCAGGCACATTCTTTCAAGAAATGTTAACATTAGAACAGTATCTTCGCCTTTTGTTGTTTATGTTAAATTGTTCAATTCAAGTCACAGCAGTATTAAAAGGAGATAAGGAATCATTGCAGAGTGGAGGAGCCTCAACAAGGGCAGTTACTCTTATTAACATCTGTCTCTTGTGAAAGCCTAACCCTTCCATCCTCCCTCTCAACATCCCTGTACAGCAGGGACTTCTGGGCTTTCAGCCGACATGCCAGGCACATGAAAATGGAGTCCACATTTTGGCTCTCCTTGGGGTCCTTCGCTGAGGTCTCAAACAGCAGCATGTTGTGGGCATCTGCAAACTTGAGGGCAGTGTTGGAGGGTACTTGGATATGACTAACCAGGTCACACTTGTTACCCACCAGTACCCGAGGCACAGTGGGTGAGACACGGTGCCCGTTGCACTCCTGGATCCACGTCTTCAGGTTCTGGAATGAGGCCATCTTGGTGACGTCGTAAACGAAAACGACAGCGTGCACATTGCGGTAGTAGTGTTCTACCATGCTCTTTCTGAAGCGCTCCTGTCCTGCAGTGTCCCACACCTGAACCTGTTGAGGAGTAATAACACATCCAGTGGTCAGAGAGGAATCGTGTGTATTGGTCAGAGAGAAATGGGAAAACATCTCTAGATAATGcatcacagtaaacacacacacctttggcTGACGTATCGAATTGCATAGGGAATATGTAGTTTGGAGAGTGTTTGCACATTGGGAAGACGTCGCCAAGACATCAGAATATAATGTTGACGCCTGGCCAACATATAAaagatgtagaactgtagaattTAGAATGTAGGTATTCAACACACATCTGAAAGACATCTTGCCAATGAGCAAACAATGTCTAAACACCATCTTCCTGATGTATCCTGTATATATCGTGCCTACGATGGATATATGTGTGTTATCTGGGATTACGAGGGTTGAGACATAATCAGACATAATCAGAATAAATACTAGACTGGAAAATACTACCTAGGAAAATGcgcattatgtttggaggaccattgcgttatgtttggaggaccaTTGCATTATGTTTAGAGGACCAttgcattatgtttggaggaccattgcattatgtttggaggaccattgcattatgtttggaggaccaTTGCATTAAGTTTAGAGGACCAttgcattatgtttggaggaccattgcattatgtttggaggaccaTTGCATTAAGTTTAGAGGACCAttgcattatgtttggaggaccattgcattatgtttggagggtcattgctttatgtttggaggaccattgcgttatgtttggaggaccattgcgttatgtttggaggaccattgcgttatgtttggaggaccattgcattatgtttggaggaccaTTGCATTAAGTTTAGAGGACCAttgcattatgtttggaggaccaTTGCATTATGTTTAGAGGACCAttgcattatgtttggaggaccattgcattatgtttggaggaccattgcattatgtttggaggaccaTTGCATTAAGTTTAGAGGACCATTGCATTATGTTTAGAGGACCAttgcattatgtttggaggaccattgcattatgtttggaggaccaTTGCATTAAGTTTAGAGGACCAttgcattatgtttggaggaccaTTGCATTATGTTTGGAGGGTCATTGCATTATTGTTAAGTTCCCCAGTTTCAGTGTTGTTgtgggtttgtatgtgtgtgtttcaggatggCTTCCTGGAtttcaagcagctgattggtcggccccattGCAGATTGGAGCTCCGACCCCGCCCTCTCATCAGGGGATACAGCTGTCTGCAATTACCGACTCCTTCTGCAGCTttaaaagccagtgttcctttGTTATGAGGGAGAGCGTCTTGGTATGTGCTGGTCTGGCAAATTTGTTGTAAAGTATTTTGTAGCCTGCAGAGGTATGTGTTTGCTTATAGTACCTCGTGTTTTTGGTTTATTCAAATTGTTCATGGAGTTTGGTGACTTATGTTACATTTGTTCCcaggaaggcaccttgggagtgtttaggcaagaggcctgcaGGCATACATATACCCATTGTATGTActctgtctaggcacactaggtaagacctgggtggaccaccccctgTGCCAGGTGGCATTGAGAGtaggtgggtaggcaggtaagataggagcgGGGACTTTAACTTTTACTTTggttctgtttatttatttaactaggcaagtcggtgaagaacaaattcttattttcaatgactgcctaggaacagtgggttaactgccttgttcaggggcagaatgacagatttgtaccttgtcagctcggggatttgagcttgcaaccttttggttacttgtccaatgctctaaccactaggctatgctgctgCCTCTTCTGTCCAGCACCTTTTTGGCCACTACTGTGTGAAGAGAACAAATTCCCTGTAAATAGTAATATTCTCTACCTCTGTCATCCTTACCTgtacctacagtcacatacctcttttactccacggggagttgagtGTAGCAGGGTGTTAAGTACACCTCTTGGCGGGAAAGCAACAATTATGTTTGGAGGACCATTGCGTTATGCGGCCTGTGGGCATGAACCATTCCCAAAAGGGCAGACGATTAGAATAATTCCACATTGATGCTTTTATCATTAGAGCTCAAACCCACTGGTCACACCTGTCATTTCAACGTGGACAACTGAGTAATATCTGGTTGAGATGTTGACAGATGAAATTACAACAGTCATTCACTCAAAGACAGACAAGTTAGTTGCATTcacaatgtgttatcactgtgctttcaaccatctaaaagcacatcCAAATGACAATGGAACAACAAAGTCAGATTTTTGGTGTACTTTTCATCTAAATGTTTTATCACTGGGCTTCAACCATATAAAAGCGAAGTTGAAATAGGAATACAATGACTGACATTTTGTTTCTTTATTTAACTTCATGTGTCATCACTGCCCTTCATCTAATAGCACAGCCACATGACCTGTACTGCTGTTGAGATTACATTAACAGTATGTACCCTATGCATAGTATAGTGATCAATGCTGTTTGAGATGCTCTATTATAGCATGCAAAGGTCGCAGGTGCTATCTTGACCATGAACActttctatgattacataagaGGACATAGTTACAGTAACTTCAATGTGGTCACAGATGTTACTCTTTAGGCCATTAACTGTTTAATAAAAGTAATTTTGACTCTTTATGTTGACCaggcaaccaaatatcaacattttttAAAGGAGAGCTACTGCTTGGATAGCTCCATCTGAGCCACTGACTTAATCccatttaacttttatttttggtTGAGTTGGAGATGTAAATCCAACATAAATTGTaaaagtgatattgaattgttttgtcaacaaaaacaaatATCACCATTTAAACAAGATATACCTACTGGCTTTGGTTCCAGTTTGTGTTGATTATGAAGCAGAATGAGAGAAATGTTGTTGTAGCTTAGCTGTGAATGTCTGCTTGAGAGAAATGCCGCCCTCCAGAGtgttctctccctatcccagtctgttgtccccaagTGCTTCAAGATgtacaccattgttcctgtacccaagaaagcaaaggtaactgaactaaatgactattaccccgcagcactcacttctgtcatcatgaagtgctttgagagactagtcaaggatcgtaatcaccttacctgacaccctaaacccacttcaatttgcttaccgccccaacagatccacagatgatgcagtcgtcgttacactgccctatcccatctggacaagaggaatacctatgtaagaatgctgttcattgactacaaccccgccctgtgaaactgggtcctggactttgacgggcctcccccaggtggtgaaggtaggaaacaacgcCTCTACTTCACTGATCCTtaattaacactggggccccacaaggatgcgtgctcatttccctcctgtactccctgttcacccatgactgtgtggccacgcactcctccaactcaagattacagacgacacaacagtagttggcctgattaccaacaatgatgagacagcctacagggaggaggtgatgcCAAAAAgaccaaggacaacaaccaccgaggCACTGCATgtttaccccgctatcatccagaaggcgaggtcagtacaggtgcatcaaagctgggaccgagagactgaaaaacagcttctatctcaaggccatcagattgttaaatagccatcactagcacattagaggctgctgccataTATACagagacttgaaatcactggccactttaataatgtttacatattttgcattactcatctcatatgtatatactgtaatctgtcctattctactgtatcttagtccatgaTTTGATTTAGTCTATTGTTTAACTTCAATTTTTGATTGAGACGGAGATCAGAAAACCAACCTATTAAATTTGAAATCAACCAGAGCTTGAAACCCTAGACctattgtattgtttatttttaGTTGAATTCTGGGTTGAATTGcaacaatagctgttgatgactttacatatgctatataggcctaaatagtATCATTAATGCTATTGATTAAGTATGGTTACTGTTAAACCTACTATTTGAAATGAATTTGATtgcaacagtgaatctatttaATTTCAGTGGAGGATTCTCACAATAGCACATTGCTAAGAGTCTGACATATGAAAGCTGAGCACGGCTGGGCTTGTTTAACACTGGATACCCAGCCAATAGTTTTCTCATAGGCAAATCTTCAATGTTATATCAACTATGTTTAAAATTGATTcccatgatgacataatcctgggGTTGACATTTCCCCTTCAAA carries:
- the rab33a gene encoding ras-related protein Rab-33A, with protein sequence MANESFGNEGGTGSRNSRNTNFTSSVDLSTSLDSSVQTRIFKIIVIGDSNVGKTCLTFRFTGGSFPEKTEATIGVDFREKAVEIEGEKIKVQVWDTAGQERFRKSMVEHYYRNVHAVVFVYDVTKMASFQNLKTWIQECNGHRVSPTVPRVLVGNKCDLVSHIQVPSNTALKFADAHNMLLFETSAKDPKESQNVDSIFMCLACRLKAQKSLLYRDVEREDGRVRLSQETDVNKSNCPC